One genomic segment of Impatiens glandulifera chromosome 6, dImpGla2.1, whole genome shotgun sequence includes these proteins:
- the LOC124941502 gene encoding uncharacterized protein LOC124941502: MEPLINFIIRPPRAEYDPKNDLLDQEFMLKGKWFQRKDIEVKNSRGDILQCSHYMPVVRPEGKPLPCVIYCHGNSGCRADASEAAIILLPSNISVFTLDFSGSGLSGGEHVTLGWNEKDDLTSVVEFLRADGNVSLIGLWGRSMGAVTSLMYGAEDPSIAGMVLDSPFSDLVELMMELVDTYKIRLPKFTVKFAIQYMRRAILKKAKFDISELNTIKVAKSCFVPVLFGHAVDDDFIQPHHADRIYEAYVGDKNIIKFEGDHNSPRPQFYFDSINIFFHNVLQPPEDEVGETFLDTTPDYFSRGRWSTLPEMGYTEDDFFTTGRASSTTEDAIEQLRSKRQMSRIEVPSDISSQDKPAETEEGSSSDKQMPSSSNMISFELSDGQPNGPRVPASIDYDDYLEYSFDNLSHFPSNSDEEERMFREAVMESIKDMEKTSNTKQDENFENLNSVDTSVPPSSSKPDNSANKIIQSGDDQIIVSTGPSPSAPPVNTVSSSSNGVETIDFTKATVTVERNPSSNMIDGLLKRWDLSFFRGNNR, encoded by the exons ATGGAACCACTCATCAACTTCATCATCCGACCGCCCAG AGCTGAGTACGACCCAAAAAATGATTTGCTGGATCAAGAGTTCATGCTCAAAGGCAAATGGTTTCAGAGAAAAGATATAGAG GTTAAAAATAGTAGAGGAGATATTCTTCAATGTAGCCATTATATGCCTGTTGTTCGTCCAGAGGGAAAGCCATTGCCTTGCGTTATTTACTGCCATGGAAACAG TGGGTGCAGGGCTGATGCCAGTGAAGCTGCTATAATTTTGCTGCCTTCTAACATTTCTGTTTTCACCCTTGACTTCTCTGGTTCTGGATTGTCTGGAGGAGAGCATGTGACTTTAGGTTGGAACGAG AAGGATGATCTCACTTCAGTGGTTGAGTTCTTGAGGGCAGATGGGAATGTTTCTCTCATCGGTTTGTGGGGCCGCTCAATGGGTGCAGTGACCAG CTTAATGTATGGGGCTGAGGATCCTTCAATAGCTGGAATGGTGCTCGATAGCCCATTTTCTGATTTGGTTGAATTGATGATGGAACTCGTGGATACGTATAAAATTCGACTTCCTAAATTCACG GTGAAGTTTGCCATCCAGTACATGCGAAGAGCTATTCTCAAGAAAGCAAAATTTGACATCAGTGAGCTTAATACCATCAAG GTGGCAAAGTCCTGCTTTGTTCCAGTTCTATTCGGGCATGCAGTGGATGATGATTTTATACAGCCTCATCATGCAGACCGTATATATGAAGCTTATGTG GGGGACaagaatattatcaaatttgaaGGAGATCACAATTCTCCTCGTCCACAGTTCTATTTTGATTCTATAAACATCTTTTTCCACAATGTTCTCCAACCTCCCGAAGATGAAGTTGGGGAAACTTTTTTGGACACAACACCTGATTACTTCAGCAGG GGTAGATGGAGTACCTTACCTGAGATGGGATACACAGAGGATGACTTTTTTACAACAG GTCGCGCTTCTAGCACCACAGAAGATGCCATTGAGCAGCTTCGATCCAAGAGGCAGATGAGTAGAATAGAG GTTCCATCAGATATCTCATCACAAGATAAACCAGCAGAAACTGAG GAAGGATCTTCTTCTGATAAGCAGATGCCATCGTCTTCAAACATGATTAGTTTTGAACTCTCTGATGGGCAACCAAATGGACCCCGAGTGCCTGCCTCCATAGACTATGACGATTACCTGGAGTACTCATTTGATAACTTGTCCCACTTTCCTTCTAACTcggatgaagaagaaaga atgtTCAGAGAAGCTGTGATGGAATCAATAAAAGACATGGAGAAAACTTCGAATACCAAGCAAGATGAAAATTTCGAGAACCTTAATTCTGTCGACACTTCAGTTCCTCCTTCCAGTTCAAAACCAGATAATTCGGCTAACAAAATCATCCAGTCAGGCGATGATCAGATTATCGTTTCTACAGGTCCTTCACCAAGTGCTCCTCCAGTGAACACAGTAAGCTCATCATCCAATGGTGTTGAAACGATTGATTTTACAAAAGCAACTGTGACAGTTGAAAGGAACCCGTCAAGCAATATGATAGATGGTTTGCTGAAACGATGGGACCTTAGTTTCTTTCGAGGTAATAATAGGTGA